From the genome of Poecile atricapillus isolate bPoeAtr1 chromosome 23, bPoeAtr1.hap1, whole genome shotgun sequence, one region includes:
- the LOC131587755 gene encoding 11-beta-hydroxysteroid dehydrogenase 1-like: MGRLQKILIPFLGLVLAFWFYSARDTFKPEMLRGKRVIVTGASTGIGEQIAYHLARMGSHVLLTARTEAKLQNVVRRCLELGAASARFVSGTMEDTAFAQHVVREAQTSLGGLDMLILNHVGASYFGFFDGDVEHVRKLLEINFLSYVAMTTSALPMLKESEGSIVVVSSMAGKVGFPFTVPYSATKFALDGFFSSLRQEFTIQNINVSITLCILGFIDTERAVRAAAEVLRERPAPRDECALEILKGAALRRRELYYRYSSTRLPLLLRDCAAELLDYLVRSRYRLPAPPGAPRPPH; encoded by the exons ATGGGTCGGTTGCAAAAGATTCTCATTCCCTTTCTGGGATTGGTTTTGGCCTTCTGGTTCTATTCTGCGAGGGACACTTTCAAACCGG AGATGCTGCGAGGGAAGCGTGTGATCGTGACGGGAGCCAGCACGGGGATCGGGGAGCAGATCGCCTATCACCTGGCACGGATGGGATCCCACGTCCTGCTCACCGCCCGCACCGAGGCCAAGCTGCAGAAC GTGGTGCGGAggtgcctggagctgggagcagcctcgGCGCGGTTCGTCAGCGGCACCATGGAGGACACGGCCTTCGCCCAGCACGTGGTGAGGGAGGCCCAGACCTCGCTGG GAGGCCTTGACATGCTGATCCTGAACCACGTCGGTGCATCCTACTTTGGCTTTTTTGATGGGGACGTTGAGCACGTCCGAAAGCTCCTGGAAATCAACTTCCTCAGCTACGTGGCCATGACCACGTCAGCCCTGCCCATGCTGAAGGAGAGCGAGGGCAGCATTGTGGTGGTTTCATCCATGGCAG GTAAAGTCGGGTTTCCCTTTACCGTCCCCTACTCTGCGACTAAGTTTGCCCTGGATGGATTTTTCAGCTCCCTGAGGCAGGAATTCACCATTCAGAACATTAATGTTTCCATCACGCTCTGCATCCTCGGCTTCATCGATACCG AGCGCGCAGTGCGCGCTGCCGCGGAGGTGCTGCGGGAGCGGCCGGCACCGCGGGACGAGTGCGCGCTGGAGATCCTCAAGGGAGCAGCGCTGCGCCGGAGGGAGCTCTACTACCGCTACAGCTCCACAcggctgccgctgctgctgcgggACTGCGCCGCGGAGCTGCTCGATTACCTGGTGCGGAGCCGCTACCGCCTGCCCGCGCCCCccggcgccccccgcccgccgcacTGA
- the G0S2 gene encoding G0/G1 switch protein 2 translates to METMHELIPFAKEMLSQKPNRKMVKLYMLGSVLAFFGVVIGLVETVCSPFSSEARLEDEEDKKQPAAAREQRLQQKREDLVLEKAKAAPALQRALVTRHHAS, encoded by the coding sequence ATGGAAACCATGCACGAGCTGATCCCCTTCGCCAAGGAAATGCTCAGCCAGAAGCCCAACAGGAAGATGGTCAAGCTGTACATGCTGGGCAGCGTGCTGGCGTTCTTTGGGGTGGTCATCGGGCTGGTGGAGACCGTCTGCAGCCCCTTCAGCtccgaggccaggctggaggacGAGGAGGACAAGAAGCAGCCGGCGGCAGCCCGGGAGCAGCGGCTGCAGCAGAAACGGGAGGATTTGGTGCTGGAAAAGGCCAAGGCAGCCCCGGCTCTGCAGAGGGCTCTGGTGACCCGGCACCACGCGTCCTAG